The Bacillus kexueae genomic interval CGCTGTCATAAAGGGTCTCTTCTTCTCCTATTATGTCTTGTGCTAATTCCTGAACACGAGTAGGCAAAGAATCAGGTAGTTGCGTATAGCGATCTAATAGTTCCGCAGAGATCCCTTCATTAGTTATAGCTCGAAGTTTTTCAACTTCAAAAACAGGCTTTTGGTATGTGACCTCATAACGCATTGGCCTACTTAGCATTTCAATATTTTCTAAGCTCTCATTAAAGTACAATTCCTTCAATTCTACTTCATCGCTTTCTAGCATAAGCGGTTCAACAGGATACGGAAAATGCATTTTTCGATAAAACGGACTCATTTCAAAAGTGGCCACCCGTTCTTCTTCTACAATTGCATCATCAACAATTGATAAATACGTTCCAATATTTGGACCGATTACTGAAATCGGACTTCCTGCTTGTCCATCAATCCATCCTTTCCCGGTATACACATCCTTTGTTTCTACACGCCAATATTGGCGATCTTCCGATTCAACAACCATGACTTCCGTATCATCTTCAACAAATGGTCCACCGAGCTTTTCATCACTTTCACCATAGCCAATTTTAGAAACGGAACTAAAATCTAACTCTTCTTCCTCTTCTTCCTCCACCGCTTTTGTAATGTAAGGAACAGGGTCTGGCCAAATAGGTGCCCACTTCGGCGAAAGAATTCCGACAACAACTGAAATGGAGATCAAGAAGAGTAATGGCAAGCCCCATTTAAAATAAGCATAGCGTTCTACTTTCAAATTTTCTTTCGCATAAAGTCGATGAAATGACAAAAAACCTAACATAAAAAAACCAATGACGACAAGACGAACGATAGCATATGTAGCGTCATACGGTGTAAAGGTATCAAGAAACCCGACATAAACAAACGTTAAAAACAGAAAGAACAAGACGCGGTACTTCTGAACGACCCAAAAATAAATTAAGTATACTAACAACCAAAGCATGATAAAAAATAAGGTCGTCCGAAATACAGGCGATAAATGTAACCAGTCCCTTCCATTTAGCAAGGTAAGGCTGAGTAGCATGTCCATTACATATTCATTCACCCACATAAATGAAAAAAATGTCCCATCGTAAAAAATGTGATGGACAAAAAATAGAATAAGACCGATCTTAACAGGATAAGAAAAGTACCATTTGACTTGAAAATATTTCAATACAAGAGCAACGCCAATAAAGATGAAAAAAATATAGGAATATGCCGTATCGGTTGATACTTCAAGCGGACGTAACCACTCTGCTAATACAAAAAACGAGAATAAATAAAGAAGAATGTGTGATGCTCTCACCGCTTTCCACCTCTTTAACTCCATTGTGGGAACAATTCTTCTGTAACGATCATTACGCGAATCCCCCACGCTCTCATTATTTCTTCCACTTTCAGTCCATTTGCTTCCCCAACGATTACGAGTTCAACTGCCTGCTTTTGATGTGCGTGCATTTGCTCTATCCATTGCAAAAGCCCTGAAGATACACTTGAGGTGATAATTACCGTTGATTCTTCTTTCCGGTCATGCTTCGGTCGCACCAATGAGTAGTTTACTTCCAGCTTTTCATGTACTTTTGCCAAATACAAAAAGATCTTCTGCAGTTGTCTTTCACTGCTTTCGGCCGGAAACTTCGTTCGCTCATTATTTATCGCATAAAAAGTAAGCTCAGCCCCCGACTTCAGTAACGCGTGTATGTAGGAAGCTACAAAAGTAATCATCTGCTCAAAATTTGAGGAGGCCTGTTCATCCATGTAAAGGACATACCCTTTGCGAAAAGTAGGGTCAAATTCTTTCGTCATTAATTGACTTCTGCGAGCAGTTGCCTTCCAGTCAATCCACGATAGTTTATCCCCCGCTTCATAGTCACGAACACTTCCAGCCATCGATGTATCTTTTTGAAATGGCTTTCGATTTGAAAACGATCCGTTAGAGGAAGATTCTTCTTTTCTTACCCTGCTCATCTCAACAACTTTTGGAAATACGAGCACCTTTTTCTCAAGCGGAATGAACCGTTCCTTTTCCACTAGTCCAAGCAAGTCACCCGTTTTGATTCGAATACCTTGCAAGCATAGTTCACCACGGGGAAGGTTAGGAACGGAATAATGAAAAAGGATATCCTTCTTAAACCAAGGGAATAAAATGGTTTTCACTGAGTTGTTGTTTTTACTGGCATATTGTTCTTCGATAATGACGAAAAAAAGCGGAAAGCGCATCGAGCGCTTCATTCGAATCGTTCCTTCTAATGTATCTCCTGCTTTTAACTCTTCACGGAGTAACGTACGCTCAATCGTAAAATCACTTAAAGGATAAAAGGCAAATAGAAACGCATAGAGAAAGATGGGAACAAAGCTAAAGAATAAAAACCAGCTTACAAACCCTCCTTGAAACATCGCATAACTGAACATAATTCCAAGCAAAGCGAGTAACAAGAAAAACTTCCACCAAAACGAACGTACTCGCTTCATGAACGCCAGGTCCTTTCAACCGGAACTGGTGTATGCTGCAAAATGGAAGCAAGAATATCTTCTTGTTTTTTCCCTTCGTATTTCGCTTCAGGAGATAAGACGATACGGTGAGAAAAGACAACAGGAACTAACAATTGAATATCATCTGGAAGGACGTACTCTCTTCCTTGGATAAACGCATATGCTTTTGCCGCCTTCATTAATCCAATTGCGCCTCGTGGACTGATCCCTAAAGAAACAGAAGGATGCTCTCTCGTTTTGTGGACGATTGTTAACAAATACTTTTTCACCGTGTCATCCATAAATACTTTTTGACATTGTTCTTGCATTTCAATCAGCTGTTCTTTTTGAATACAAGGCTCTACAATAAATTCCTCTTCCCGCTCCAATCGAGATAACATCTCCAACTCATCTAAATAGCTCGGATATCCTAAATGAATTCTCATTAAAAAACGATCCAACTGCGCTTCCGGTAGCGGAAAAGTTCCTTCATATTCAATCGGGTTTTGCGTAGCCATAACAAAGAACGGTCTAGGCAAAGACATCGTTGTACCATCGACCGTCACATTGCCTTCTTCCATCGCTTCTAAAAGAGCTGCTTGCGCCTTCGGAGATGTTCGGTTAATTTCATCCGCCAACACGACAGAACTCATAACAGGCCCCGGACGATATTCAAATTCATTCGTTTGCGTGTTGTAGATGGATACCCCTGTAATATCTGAAGGAAGTAAGTCAGGTGTAAATTGAATCCTTTTATAGTCAACTCCAATTGATTGCGCCAATGTTTTGACTAATTTCGTTTTCCCCACTCCAGGGACGTCCTCTAATAATACGTGCCCCTCTGATAATAAAGCGACAAGACTGAGTACAATCGAATCACGTTTTCCTACAATTACTTTTTCCATATTTGCGACTACTTGCTCAAGAACTGGATGCACGTTTTTCCCCTCCAATTATATGAATCAACCTACCTATTACTATTAGCTATTGTAGACAAAATCCCTTTTCAATTACCTTAACCTAATTCTACTATACAAATCTCACTATTTTTGTAAATATTAGAAAGAAAGCACCGATATACAAGGTGATACATTCAACGAAGGGACGTATGCGTATGAAAGAATATTCATCAACTTCTTTAATTCATCCGAAAGAAACACTTTATTTCATCTTTATGGTTATTACGAGCGTCTTCGTATATCTCGGTTTAACCTTTTCCGTTATTGGTATCATTGTTTTATTCGGATTATTTCTTGTTACCATTTTCACATCCGCTCTTTTTATCGGATATATTCGATCGAATGGAGTCAAACTCGGGCCTAACCAGTTTCCTCATATTTATGAACGAGCTGAAAAAATCAGCATGGACATGGGACTTAAAAAAACGCCTGATATTTATGTCATAGAATCATCCGGAGTATTAAACGCATTTGCAACTCGCTTTTTCGGGAAGAACATGGTCACGATTTACTCAGGAATTTTTGAGCTAATAAAAGATGGTCATGAAGAGGAACTTCATTTTGTTTTAGCGCACGAATTCGCACATATTAAACGCAATCATATTGTTAAAAACCTGCTTCTCTTTCCAGGAAGATTTGTTCCGTTTTTGGCAGAAGCCTATTCAAGAGGCTGTGAATATACGTGCGACCGAATGGCGGCAGCATACATTCAAAACACAGAAGCAGCGACAAATGGTTTAACCATGCTCTCAGTTGGGAAAGAGCTATATCGAGAAGTCAATAAAGAATCGTACATTCAGCAATTACAAGAAGAGAATAGTTTATTTGTTTGGCTTAGCGAAAAGCTTTCCACTCATCCGCCTTTACCAAAACGAATCGATCAATTAGTGTCTTTTTTTAACGAGCAGCCATTAACGCGCTTCAAAACACCTATAGCTAAAATGGTTATCGCTATCTTGCTAATAGTTGGACTCTCTGTCGCGTCCATCTTTGCTTTTGTAAGCATTATTTCATTGGCCGCCCCATTGTTTGAAG includes:
- a CDS encoding MoxR family ATPase, with product MHPVLEQVVANMEKVIVGKRDSIVLSLVALLSEGHVLLEDVPGVGKTKLVKTLAQSIGVDYKRIQFTPDLLPSDITGVSIYNTQTNEFEYRPGPVMSSVVLADEINRTSPKAQAALLEAMEEGNVTVDGTTMSLPRPFFVMATQNPIEYEGTFPLPEAQLDRFLMRIHLGYPSYLDELEMLSRLEREEEFIVEPCIQKEQLIEMQEQCQKVFMDDTVKKYLLTIVHKTREHPSVSLGISPRGAIGLMKAAKAYAFIQGREYVLPDDIQLLVPVVFSHRIVLSPEAKYEGKKQEDILASILQHTPVPVERTWRS
- a CDS encoding transglutaminase TgpA family protein, with translation MRASHILLYLFSFFVLAEWLRPLEVSTDTAYSYIFFIFIGVALVLKYFQVKWYFSYPVKIGLILFFVHHIFYDGTFFSFMWVNEYVMDMLLSLTLLNGRDWLHLSPVFRTTLFFIMLWLLVYLIYFWVVQKYRVLFFLFLTFVYVGFLDTFTPYDATYAIVRLVVIGFFMLGFLSFHRLYAKENLKVERYAYFKWGLPLLFLISISVVVGILSPKWAPIWPDPVPYITKAVEEEEEEELDFSSVSKIGYGESDEKLGGPFVEDDTEVMVVESEDRQYWRVETKDVYTGKGWIDGQAGSPISVIGPNIGTYLSIVDDAIVEEERVATFEMSPFYRKMHFPYPVEPLMLESDEVELKELYFNESLENIEMLSRPMRYEVTYQKPVFEVEKLRAITNEGISAELLDRYTQLPDSLPTRVQELAQDIIGEEETLYDSVKAIERYFSENGYLYETKEVAVPGVEDDYVDQFLFETKKGYCDNFSTSMIVLLRSLDIPARWVKGYTQGEFLERVDQETSKYQITNNNAHSWVEVYFEGVGWVPFEPTRGFDNPAEFTYDLSNDEIEQPSTEEETEQQVNREEEDKEKSQTSFWVEIFGNIQRVMASVGIIVLLVIWTVWFTRKKWYHHWIVFQMKFYKGEEPFSKAYILLLKYLAFRGIKKKPEETLRQFAQRVDRSIGHSRLTTFTERYEQVLYGRGDSQKEWEDMMELWENLINDTSY
- a CDS encoding DUF58 domain-containing protein gives rise to the protein MKRVRSFWWKFFLLLALLGIMFSYAMFQGGFVSWFLFFSFVPIFLYAFLFAFYPLSDFTIERTLLREELKAGDTLEGTIRMKRSMRFPLFFVIIEEQYASKNNNSVKTILFPWFKKDILFHYSVPNLPRGELCLQGIRIKTGDLLGLVEKERFIPLEKKVLVFPKVVEMSRVRKEESSSNGSFSNRKPFQKDTSMAGSVRDYEAGDKLSWIDWKATARRSQLMTKEFDPTFRKGYVLYMDEQASSNFEQMITFVASYIHALLKSGAELTFYAINNERTKFPAESSERQLQKIFLYLAKVHEKLEVNYSLVRPKHDRKEESTVIITSSVSSGLLQWIEQMHAHQKQAVELVIVGEANGLKVEEIMRAWGIRVMIVTEELFPQWS
- a CDS encoding M48 family metallopeptidase — encoded protein: MKEYSSTSLIHPKETLYFIFMVITSVFVYLGLTFSVIGIIVLFGLFLVTIFTSALFIGYIRSNGVKLGPNQFPHIYERAEKISMDMGLKKTPDIYVIESSGVLNAFATRFFGKNMVTIYSGIFELIKDGHEEELHFVLAHEFAHIKRNHIVKNLLLFPGRFVPFLAEAYSRGCEYTCDRMAAAYIQNTEAATNGLTMLSVGKELYREVNKESYIQQLQEENSLFVWLSEKLSTHPPLPKRIDQLVSFFNEQPLTRFKTPIAKMVIAILLIVGLSVASIFAFVSIISLAAPLFEEWDEDWAEEYMSYSNDLERAYYEDDYEFAKDLLEGGADPTEILPDTEDTLLHTAVFHNDIHFLELFLQYGDPNVTNGYGQPLLHYAGYTENNNLIPLLIDSGADLTQTDEDGNTPLHTVTNEYANLDVLAYMLENGADPEAVNNLGVSPLMIAEAEGLHDIVALYNQYID